One Spodoptera frugiperda isolate SF20-4 chromosome 10, AGI-APGP_CSIRO_Sfru_2.0, whole genome shotgun sequence genomic region harbors:
- the LOC118277511 gene encoding UDP-glucose 4-epimerase isoform X2, giving the protein MASAILVTGGAGYVGSHTVASILERETSPDFEIVVVDNLTNSYRAEGQKKPEPIRIIEELTNKKISFYELDLSDKQALSKIFEKHSIECVIHFAALKAVGESVQKPLEYYQANITGTCTLLEVMRSYGVFKLVYSSSCTVYGEPERLPIDEGHETGRGLTSPYGKSKYFCEEIMKDLCTSDQRWKIISLRYFNPVGAHRSGRIGEDPAGIPNNLMPFIAQVAVGRLPELMVFGNDYPTADGTGVRDYIHVEDLADGHVKAVRLFHQPGFSGFHAVNLGTGTGYSVLQMIEAFKSASGRDIPYRIVGRRAGDIAANYADVSLSHRLLAWRATRTLEDMCADTWRWQSNNPQGFKSS; this is encoded by the exons ATGGCCTCAGCGATCCTAGTGACGGGCGGTGCTGGCTACGTAGGCTCCCACACAGTGGCCTCCATTCTAGAACGAGAAACGAGTCCAGATTTTGAAATAGTAGTCGTAGACAACCTCACAAACTCCTACAGAGCAGAAGGACAGAAGAAACCGGAACCGATTAGAATAATTGAAGAGTTGACCAATAAGAAGATTAGCTTCTACGAGTTAGATCTCAGCGATAAACAGGCGTTGAGTAAGATTTTTGAAAAG CACAGCATAGAATGTGTGATACACTTCGCGGCGCTGAAGGCGGTGGGCGAGTCGGTGCAGAAACCTCTGGAGTACTACCAGGCTAACATTACGGGAACATGCACGCTGCTAGAG GTGATGCGCAGTTACGGTGTGTTTAAACTGGTGTACAGTTCATCGTGCACGGTGTACGGCGAGCCGGAGCGACTGCCGATCGATGAGGGACACGAGACGGGCCGCGGCCTCACTAGCCCCTACGGCAAGTCCAAGTACTTCTGTGAGGAGATCATGAAGGATCTGTGTACTAGTGATCAG AGATGGAAGATAATATCGCTGCGTTACTTCAACCCCGTGGGAGCACACCGCAGCGGCCGTATCGGGGAGGATCCCGCCGGTATACCCAACAACCTCATGCCGTTTATAGCACAG GTAGCGGTAGGCCGCCTCCCTGAGCTGATGGTGTTCGGCAACGACTACCCGACGGCGGACGGCACGGGCGTGCGCGACTACATCCACGTGGAGGACCTCGCCGACGGACACGTCAAGGCCGTGCGCCTCTTCCACCAGCCGGGGTTCAGCGGGTTCCATGCTGTTAATCTTG GCACAGGTACCGGCTACTCAGTCCTACAAATGATAGAAGCATTTAAGTCCGCTAGCGGGCGTGACATACCCTACCGCATCGTAGGCCGGAGGGCCGGCGACATAGCAGCCAACTACGCAGACGTGTCCCTCTCACATCGCCTCCTGGCGTGGAGGGCCACGAGGACTCTGGAGGACATGTGCGCCGACACTTGGAGGTGGCAGAGTAACAACCCTCAGGGTTTTAAGAGTAGTTAA
- the LOC118277453 gene encoding probable peroxisomal membrane protein PEX13 isoform X2, which yields MSDPQMNFNYGSNMPMPSNIGMPPHDPAYHYTPPGMHQMSGVQANQPPPVPPRIDLNQALAQPSYGGMGAYGGMGGYGGMGGYGGMGSYGGMGSYGGMGMGMGGYGGYGGMGGYGMGGMGGMYGGYNRFMDSYETRFIQMAEERSRPAFESIQSLVNAVGSVAMMLESTFFAMTSSFRAVLGVAENVGRLRSLFAQFWSTFAVVRTLNWIIRKLMVLIGIRTENEFQAWAEAVASTQQNGLPAQGPQGIRYSGWPVIMFFAVVAAAPYIVLKMMTRLNSTIQETLADPTTWQNPPKAIANYTFTATSPQELTVQENQIFHVAPTHLQQHLMNSGWLMATTDGKTAGLVPVNYFKIITPAPTEQNQGDNPQNIAPPPGLEKKTS from the exons ATGAGTGACCCACAGATGAATTTTAACTACGGCAGTAACATGCCAATGCCGAGCAATATTGGCATGCCGCCGCATGATCCGGCGTACCATTATACTCCTCCAGGAATGCATCAAATGTCTGGGGTTCAGGCCAACCAGCCTCCTCCGGTGCCGCCCAGGATAGACTTGAACCAAGCCCTTGCTCAACCGTCCTATGGGGGGATGGGGGCTTATGGAGGAATGGGGGGCTATGGTGGGATGGGAGGCTATGGAGGAATGGGATCTTATGGAGGCATGGGATCCTATGGAGGAATGGGTATGGGAATGGGAGGATATGGCGGCTACGGAGGTATGGGTGGTTACGGAATGGGAGGGATGGGGGGTATGTATGGGGGCTACAACCGATTCATGGACAGCTATGAAACCAG GTTCATACAGATGGCAGAGGAGCGGTCGCGTCCAGCCTTCGAGTCCATCCAGAGCCTGGTGAATGCTGTCGGCAGCGTGGCCATGATGCTGGAGAGCACCTTCTTCGCTATGACCAGCTCATTCAGAGCTGTTTTGG GGGTGGCAGAAAACGTCGGTCGTCTGCGATCACTCTTCGCACAATTCTGGTCCACCTTCGCAGTGGTACGGACCCTGAACTGGATCATTAGGAAGCTGATGGTGCTCATCGGGATCAGGACTGAGAATGAATTCCAG GCCTGGGCCGAAGCTGTCGCCTCAACACAGCAAAACGGCCTccccgcccaaggacctcaagGCATCCGCTACTCCGGATGGCCAGTGATCATGTTCTTCGCCGTGGTAGCCGCCGCGCCGTACATTGTGCTGAAAATGATGACCAGACTCAATTCTACCATTCAGGAGACTT TGGCTGACCCAACAACGTGGCAGAACCCGCCAAAGGCGATCGCCAACTACACCTTCACGGCCACATCTCCTCAGGAGCTCACCGTCCAGGAGAACCAGATCTTCCACGTGGCTCCCACACACCTTCAACAGCATTTAATGAACTCTGGCTGGCTGATGGCTACCACAGACGGAAAGACCGCTGGTCTAGTGcctgttaattattttaaaattataacgcCTGCCCCAACTGAACAAAATCAAGGAGACAACCCTCAAAATATTGCCCCTCCTCCTGGTTTAGAGAAGAAGACCTCTTAA
- the LOC118277511 gene encoding UDP-glucose 4-epimerase isoform X1 has translation MKPTENEGTMASAILVTGGAGYVGSHTVASILERETSPDFEIVVVDNLTNSYRAEGQKKPEPIRIIEELTNKKISFYELDLSDKQALSKIFEKHSIECVIHFAALKAVGESVQKPLEYYQANITGTCTLLEVMRSYGVFKLVYSSSCTVYGEPERLPIDEGHETGRGLTSPYGKSKYFCEEIMKDLCTSDQRWKIISLRYFNPVGAHRSGRIGEDPAGIPNNLMPFIAQVAVGRLPELMVFGNDYPTADGTGVRDYIHVEDLADGHVKAVRLFHQPGFSGFHAVNLGTGTGYSVLQMIEAFKSASGRDIPYRIVGRRAGDIAANYADVSLSHRLLAWRATRTLEDMCADTWRWQSNNPQGFKSS, from the exons ATGAAGCCCACTGAAAATGA AGGTACGATGGCCTCAGCGATCCTAGTGACGGGCGGTGCTGGCTACGTAGGCTCCCACACAGTGGCCTCCATTCTAGAACGAGAAACGAGTCCAGATTTTGAAATAGTAGTCGTAGACAACCTCACAAACTCCTACAGAGCAGAAGGACAGAAGAAACCGGAACCGATTAGAATAATTGAAGAGTTGACCAATAAGAAGATTAGCTTCTACGAGTTAGATCTCAGCGATAAACAGGCGTTGAGTAAGATTTTTGAAAAG CACAGCATAGAATGTGTGATACACTTCGCGGCGCTGAAGGCGGTGGGCGAGTCGGTGCAGAAACCTCTGGAGTACTACCAGGCTAACATTACGGGAACATGCACGCTGCTAGAG GTGATGCGCAGTTACGGTGTGTTTAAACTGGTGTACAGTTCATCGTGCACGGTGTACGGCGAGCCGGAGCGACTGCCGATCGATGAGGGACACGAGACGGGCCGCGGCCTCACTAGCCCCTACGGCAAGTCCAAGTACTTCTGTGAGGAGATCATGAAGGATCTGTGTACTAGTGATCAG AGATGGAAGATAATATCGCTGCGTTACTTCAACCCCGTGGGAGCACACCGCAGCGGCCGTATCGGGGAGGATCCCGCCGGTATACCCAACAACCTCATGCCGTTTATAGCACAG GTAGCGGTAGGCCGCCTCCCTGAGCTGATGGTGTTCGGCAACGACTACCCGACGGCGGACGGCACGGGCGTGCGCGACTACATCCACGTGGAGGACCTCGCCGACGGACACGTCAAGGCCGTGCGCCTCTTCCACCAGCCGGGGTTCAGCGGGTTCCATGCTGTTAATCTTG GCACAGGTACCGGCTACTCAGTCCTACAAATGATAGAAGCATTTAAGTCCGCTAGCGGGCGTGACATACCCTACCGCATCGTAGGCCGGAGGGCCGGCGACATAGCAGCCAACTACGCAGACGTGTCCCTCTCACATCGCCTCCTGGCGTGGAGGGCCACGAGGACTCTGGAGGACATGTGCGCCGACACTTGGAGGTGGCAGAGTAACAACCCTCAGGGTTTTAAGAGTAGTTAA
- the LOC118277521 gene encoding 40S ribosomal protein S7 yields the protein MSTKIIKASAAEPDVFETSISQALVELETNSDLKAQLRELYITKAKEIELHNKKSIIIYVPMPKLKAFQKIQIRLVRELEKKFSGKHVVFIGDRKILPKPSHKTRVANKQKRPRSRTLTSVYDAILEDLVFPAEIVGKRIRIKLDGSQLIKVHLDKNQQTTIEHKVDTFQSVYKKLTGREVTFEFPEPYL from the exons ATGAGTACTAAGATCATCAAGGCGAGCGCCGCTGAGCCCGATGTCTTCGAGACATCGATCTCACAGGCCCTGGTTGAGTTGGAGACCAACTCGGACCTGAAGGCGCAACTAAGGGAGCTGTACATTACTAAGGCTAAGGAAATCGAACTTCACAACAAGAAG TCCATCATCATCTACGTGCCCATGCCCAAGCTGAAGGCTTTCCAGAAGATCCAGATCAGGCTGGTCCGTGAATTGGAAAAGAAATTCAGCGGTAAACACGTCGTGTTCATCGGAGACCGCAAGATTCTGCCCAAACCCAGCCACAAGACTCGTGTAGCCAACAAACAGAAGAGGCCCAGATCCAG GACACTGACGTCAGTATACGACGCCATCTTGGAGGACCTCGTGTTCCCCGCAGAGATTGTTGGCAAGCGCATCCGGATCAAGCTGGACGGCTCCCAGCTCATCAAGGTCCACCTCGACAAGAACCAGCAGACCACTATTGAACATAAG GTGGACACTTTCCAATCGGTATACAAGAAGCTTACGGGGCGCGAAGTTACCTTTGAATTCCCCGAACCCTACTTGTAA
- the LOC118277453 gene encoding probable peroxisomal membrane protein PEX13 isoform X1, producing the protein MSDPQMNFNYGSNMPMPSNIGMPPHDPAYHYTPPGMHQMSGVQANQPPPVPPRIDLNQALAQPSYGGMGAYGGMGGYGGMGGYGGMGSYGGMGSYGGMGMGMGGYGGYGGMGGYGMGGMGGMYGGYNRFMDSYETRIPTLKSLLEPCKRNRMMFEDYFKAANLLEAAKHNRTPWKLIDDDPTGEKFGFIQMAEERSRPAFESIQSLVNAVGSVAMMLESTFFAMTSSFRAVLGVAENVGRLRSLFAQFWSTFAVVRTLNWIIRKLMVLIGIRTENEFQAWAEAVASTQQNGLPAQGPQGIRYSGWPVIMFFAVVAAAPYIVLKMMTRLNSTIQETLADPTTWQNPPKAIANYTFTATSPQELTVQENQIFHVAPTHLQQHLMNSGWLMATTDGKTAGLVPVNYFKIITPAPTEQNQGDNPQNIAPPPGLEKKTS; encoded by the exons ATGAGTGACCCACAGATGAATTTTAACTACGGCAGTAACATGCCAATGCCGAGCAATATTGGCATGCCGCCGCATGATCCGGCGTACCATTATACTCCTCCAGGAATGCATCAAATGTCTGGGGTTCAGGCCAACCAGCCTCCTCCGGTGCCGCCCAGGATAGACTTGAACCAAGCCCTTGCTCAACCGTCCTATGGGGGGATGGGGGCTTATGGAGGAATGGGGGGCTATGGTGGGATGGGAGGCTATGGAGGAATGGGATCTTATGGAGGCATGGGATCCTATGGAGGAATGGGTATGGGAATGGGAGGATATGGCGGCTACGGAGGTATGGGTGGTTACGGAATGGGAGGGATGGGGGGTATGTATGGGGGCTACAACCGATTCATGGACAGCTATGAAACCAG GATACCTACCCTGAAAAGTCTACTTGAGCCTTGTAAGAGAAACCGAATGATGTTcgaagattattttaaagcaGCAAACTTGTTGGAGGCGGCAAAACATAACCGAACTCCGTGGAAGTTGATAGATGACGACCCTACTGGCGAAAAATTTGG GTTCATACAGATGGCAGAGGAGCGGTCGCGTCCAGCCTTCGAGTCCATCCAGAGCCTGGTGAATGCTGTCGGCAGCGTGGCCATGATGCTGGAGAGCACCTTCTTCGCTATGACCAGCTCATTCAGAGCTGTTTTGG GGGTGGCAGAAAACGTCGGTCGTCTGCGATCACTCTTCGCACAATTCTGGTCCACCTTCGCAGTGGTACGGACCCTGAACTGGATCATTAGGAAGCTGATGGTGCTCATCGGGATCAGGACTGAGAATGAATTCCAG GCCTGGGCCGAAGCTGTCGCCTCAACACAGCAAAACGGCCTccccgcccaaggacctcaagGCATCCGCTACTCCGGATGGCCAGTGATCATGTTCTTCGCCGTGGTAGCCGCCGCGCCGTACATTGTGCTGAAAATGATGACCAGACTCAATTCTACCATTCAGGAGACTT TGGCTGACCCAACAACGTGGCAGAACCCGCCAAAGGCGATCGCCAACTACACCTTCACGGCCACATCTCCTCAGGAGCTCACCGTCCAGGAGAACCAGATCTTCCACGTGGCTCCCACACACCTTCAACAGCATTTAATGAACTCTGGCTGGCTGATGGCTACCACAGACGGAAAGACCGCTGGTCTAGTGcctgttaattattttaaaattataacgcCTGCCCCAACTGAACAAAATCAAGGAGACAACCCTCAAAATATTGCCCCTCCTCCTGGTTTAGAGAAGAAGACCTCTTAA